One genomic segment of Parus major isolate Abel chromosome 10, Parus_major1.1, whole genome shotgun sequence includes these proteins:
- the MESP1 gene encoding mesoderm posterior protein 1, translating into MAHTLPAAAPLQGWAARGPPDPLGYSSSSPAASPDSCGLASPGPARGPCRGHAAPRARGRKGARGGGAPGVPRQSASEREKLRMRRLAQALLRLRHYLPPALAPAGQSLTKIETLRLATRYIAHLSALLGLGRGAPAPRHCPLCPRGLGCCQDPDPRDASPPGFAASWGSPATAGTPPEPHGAPGMGTGAWGSPLCSPAEGTAPEVLGGPEMGLETWGSPPYTPAAGTPPDVLGGPNIGMETWGSPSYIPATGTPPEVLGFSSIQTETWGPPPYIPAVGTSSELNKAVTSTASPWLTPPHSAGAGAPPDLPGGVLDMGLVLSEFVGTGTVTQDLSADLLSLLEVLFPTQPRH; encoded by the exons ATGGCCCACACGCTGCCCGCCGCCgcccctctgcagggctgggctgcccGCGGCCCCCCGGACCCTCTCGgctacagcagcagctctcccgCAGCATCGCCGGACTCGTGCGGCCTCGCgtcccccggccccgcccgggGACCGTGCCGCGGCCACGCCGCCCCCCGCGCCAGGGGCAGGAAgggggcgcggggcgggggcgcGCCGGGGGTCCCTCGGCAGAGCGCCAGCGAGCGGGAGAAGCTGCGGATGCGGCGGCTGGCTCAGGCCCTGCTGAGGCTGCGGCACTACCTGCCCCCAGCGCTGGCGCCCGCCGGGCAGAGCCTCACCAAGATCGAGACCCTGCGCCTCGCCACCCGCTACATCGCCCACCTCTCCGCCCTGCTGGGGCTCGGGCGGGGGGCGCCGGCCCCCCGGCACTGTCCTCTCTGCCCCCGGGGCCTGGGGTGCTGCCAGGACCCGGACCCCCGTGATGCTTCGCCGCCCGGCTTCGCTGCGAGCTGGGGGTCACCTGCCACGGCGGGGACACCCCCGGAGCCGCACGGGGCTCCCGGCATGGGGACGGGTGCCTGGGGCTCacctctctgcagccctgctgagggcaCTGCCCCGGAGGTGCTTGGGGGTCCGGAGATGGGGTTAGAGACCTGGGGGTCACCCCCCTACACCCCTGCTGCAGGGACCCCCCCAGATGTACTCGGGGGTCCGAACATCGGGATGGAGACCTGGGGGTCTCCCTCCTACATCCCTGCAACCGGGACCCCTCCGGAGGTGCTTGGGTTTTCCAGCATCCAGACGGAGACCTGGGGGCCGCCCCCCTACATTCCTGCAGTGGGGACCTCCTCAGAGCTGAACAAAGCTGTCACCTCCACTGCGTCCCCCTGGCTGACCCCTCCCCactctgcaggggctggggccCCCCCGGATCTCCCTGGTGGCGTCCTGGACATGGGACTGGTGCTGTCAGAGTTCGTGGGCACAGGGACAGTCACCCAG GATCTCTCTGCGGACCTGCTCTCACTGCTGGAGGTTCTGTTCCCCACTCAGCCCCGGCACTGA